One window of Metopolophium dirhodum isolate CAU chromosome 3, ASM1992520v1, whole genome shotgun sequence genomic DNA carries:
- the LOC132940446 gene encoding hydroxyacyl-coenzyme A dehydrogenase, mitochondrial-like — MSCLSIISRNFSTSTLARAAIKNVTVVGGGLMGSGIAQISAQSGHNVTIVELNQEVLDKTHKSIQQSLQRVAKKVYKEKPQEGENFVSETLSKISTSTNLGDVVQNSDLVLEAIVENLSIKHKLFKSIDDIAPEKTIFASNTSSLSIGEIAAVCKRKDKFAGLHFFNPVPVMKLLEVVRTPETSDETYEKLMAWAKAIGKTAITCKDTPGFVVNRLLVPLMAEAIRMLERGDASPRDIDIAMKLGAGHPMGPIELADYVGHDTTNSIINGWHDKFPENPLFNPLPSLQKLVDEKKLGIKTGEGYYCYKK, encoded by the coding sequence ATGTCGTGTTTAAGTATAATTTCTCGTAATTTCTCAACTTCTACTTTAGCCCGCGCAGCGATTAAAAATGTCACCGTTGTCGGAGGTGGTTTAATGGGCTCTGGTATCGCCCAAATATCTGCTCAAAGTGGTCACAATGTGACAATTGTAGAGCTCAACCAGGAagttttagacaaaactcataagaGCATTCAACAGAGTTTACAAAGAGTCGCTAAAAAGGTTTATAAGGAAAAACCTCAAGAAGGTGAGAATTTTGTTTCAGaaactttatcaaaaattagTACTTCCACAAACTTAGGCGATGTAGTACAAAATTCAGATTTGGTGTTGGAAGCCATTGTTGAAAACTTGTCTATCAAGCACAAACTTTTTAAGTCCATAGATGACATAGCACCAGAAAAGACTATTTTTGCTTCCAATACATCATCATTGTCTATCGGCGAAATTGCAGCTGTCTGTAAGAGGAAGGACAAATTTGCTGGGTTACATTTTTTCAACCCTGTACCGGTGATGAAATTATTAGAAGTTGTCAGAACTCCGGAAACATCTGATGaaacttatgaaaaattaatgGCTTGGGCAAAAGCTATTGGTAAAACAGCTATTACTTGCAAGGACACTCCCGGATTTGTAGTCAACAGACTTCTTGTTCCATTGATGGCTGAGGCAATTAGAATGTTGGAGAGAGGGGATGCTTCTCCTAGGGATATTGACATAGCTATGAAATTAGGCGCAGGACACCCAATGGGACCTATTGAATTAGCAGATTATGTAGGACACGATACTACTAATTCAATTATAAACGGATGGCATGACAAATTCCCAGAGAATCCATTGTTCAACCCATTACCATCTTTACAGAAATtggttgatgaaaaaaaattgggcATCAAGACTGGTGAaggatattattgttataagaaataa
- the LOC132940447 gene encoding acidic leucine-rich nuclear phosphoprotein 32 family member A-like, whose protein sequence is MEKRIELEKRGRSAEEIDQLILDDCRSTAIVGLTDEYVGLRNLSIINVGLTSLKGFPALPSLVFLDVSENRISNSLQNLSGCTNLKSLNLSQNKLKDIEAIDPLKSLKRLKYLDLSNNEVTKEEGYKEYVIEYFAKSIKCLDGDTFFNGKHESASDSDDDSESEAEEEGEGDDDDDDDDDDDDDDDDDVDEVEKENVYTDDQSSDQSSDQEYENGEGGLEDLLKDNIDEESEGNDYVLDEEDGVDQDSTDESDDDAGEADDTTANDSENTRGKKRKLDE, encoded by the exons atagaTCAATTGATTTTGGATGATTGTCGTAGCACTGCAATAGTTGGTCTTACAGATGAATATGTCGGTTTACGCAATCTTAGTATAATCAATGTTGGTTTAACAAGCTTAAAAGGTTTTCCTGCATTGCCTTCGCTTGTTTTT ttggaTGTCAGTGAAAATCGTATTTCCAATAGTCTTCAAAACCTAAGTGGTTGTACTAATCTCAAATCATTGAATCTCAGCCAAAATAAATTGAAAGATATTGAAGCAATTGATCCATTG AAATCTCTAAAACGTCTTAAGTATTTGGATTTATCTAACAATGAAGTAACTAAAGAAGAAGGGTATAAAGAATATGTAATAGAATATTTTGCCAAGTCCATTAAATGTTTAGATGG agATACTTTTTTCAATGGCAAACATGAATCTGCCAGTGACAGTGATGATGATTCAGAATCTGAAG ctgAAGAAGAAGGCGAAggtgacgacgacgatgatgatgatgatgatgacgacgatgacgacgatgatgacGTTGATGAAGTTGAAAAAGAAAATGTGTATACTGATGATCAATCGTCTGATCAATCATCTGATCAAGAGTATGAAAATGGTGAAGGAGGTTTGGAAGACTTGTTAAAAGACAATATTGATGAAGAAAGCGAAGGAAATGATTATGTGTTAGATGAGGAAGATGGTGTAGATCAAGATTCTACTGACGAAAGTGATGATGATGCAGGTGAAGCCGATGATACGACTGCAAATG attCAGAAAATACTAGAgggaaaaaaagaaaacttgATGAATAA